From the genome of Shewanella sp. Choline-02u-19, one region includes:
- a CDS encoding DUF3293 domain-containing protein — protein sequence MDQSVECLWRYYQETQFLITQGLSSKISFAIITAHNPRGKTLTPCQNRLLDRKLQQAILMLRRPYRAMVGASQDRKHMEKSWAVSTDKASAIELGCQFNQNAIYYVEDDQLQLVPCLLSGQETSLGAFSPRVNVVHEFPDRV from the coding sequence ATGGACCAGTCAGTCGAATGCCTTTGGCGCTATTATCAAGAAACGCAATTCCTGATCACGCAAGGATTGTCCTCTAAAATATCTTTTGCAATCATCACTGCACACAATCCAAGAGGTAAGACGCTTACTCCTTGCCAAAATCGACTGCTAGATCGAAAGCTGCAGCAAGCTATCCTCATGTTACGTCGACCCTATCGAGCGATGGTGGGGGCATCGCAAGATCGTAAACACATGGAAAAGAGCTGGGCGGTGTCGACCGATAAAGCGTCAGCAATCGAATTAGGGTGTCAGTTCAACCAAAACGCTATCTATTACGTAGAAGATGATCAGTTGCAATTGGTCCCATGCTTATTGTCAGGGCAGGAAACTTCGCTCGGCGCTTTCTCGCCGCGGGTCAACGTGGTTCATGAATTTCCAGACCGGGTGTAA
- the arcA gene encoding two-component system response regulator ArcA, with product MQNPHILIVEDEAVTRNTLRSIFEAEGYVVSEANDGAEMHKAMQDNKINLVVMDINLPGKNGLLLARELREINNIGLIFLTGRDNEVDKILGLEIGADDYITKPFNPRELTIRARNLLTRVNSTGVESEEKSAVEFYRFNAWSLEINSRSLVSPQGESYKLPRSEFRAMLHFVENPGKILSRADLLMKMTGRELKPHDRTVDVTIRRIRKHFESLPDTPEIIATIHGEGYRFCGNLED from the coding sequence ATGCAAAACCCGCACATTCTGATTGTTGAAGATGAAGCCGTTACCAGAAACACACTTAGAAGTATTTTTGAAGCAGAAGGATATGTGGTATCTGAAGCCAATGACGGCGCTGAAATGCATAAAGCTATGCAAGACAATAAAATTAACTTGGTCGTGATGGATATTAATCTACCAGGTAAAAACGGACTTTTATTAGCCCGTGAGCTTCGTGAAATAAATAACATTGGCCTGATCTTCCTAACGGGCCGTGATAACGAAGTAGACAAGATCCTTGGACTTGAAATCGGTGCAGATGATTACATCACTAAGCCATTCAATCCTCGTGAATTGACTATTCGTGCTCGCAACTTACTAACACGTGTCAATAGCACTGGTGTTGAGTCTGAAGAGAAAAGCGCTGTTGAGTTCTACCGTTTCAACGCTTGGAGCTTAGAAATAAACAGTCGTTCTCTAGTCAGCCCACAGGGTGAGTCATATAAGCTGCCACGTAGTGAGTTCCGCGCTATGCTGCACTTTGTAGAGAACCCAGGTAAGATCCTTAGCCGTGCTGACTTGCTAATGAAGATGACAGGTCGTGAGCTTAAGCCACATGACCGTACTGTAGACGTAACGATTCGTCGCATCCGTAAGCATTTCGAAAGCTTGCCTGATACGCCAGAAATCATCGCTACGATCCACGGTGAAGGTTACCGTTTTTGTGGTAACTTAGAAGACTAA
- a CDS encoding S9 family peptidase — translation MKKNWMNLLLATLPMVMASTAVAQSTALAGGDTPLTIERMYASPALAGTSPRGLKLSPDGKRVTYLAGRKDDQHLYDLWQMDVASGKQSLLLDADKLVAGELSDEEKARRERQRIYGQGIMEYFWADDSQAILIPASGQLYYFSVNSNQVKLLNTSEGFATDARLSPKGNLVSFVREQNLYVLDLKTEKVTALTTDGGGAIKNAMAEFVAQEEMGRMTGYWWSPDESAIAYTRIDESGVELVTRNEIYADGIKLTEQRYPYAGKNNVKIELGVVSLNDKKVAWVDLGKETDIYLPRVKWLPDSKQLSYQWQSRDQQSLDLRVVNIDDIKRNKNLVQERSQAWVNLNDDLHFLKQQKAFIWASERDGFNHLYLIGLDGNVIRQLTKGDWAVDDVEFIDEKAGQVYFTGRQTKVTEKQLYRVAIAGGKVEPISTRSGMHSTVFADNQAVYLDYFSSLSQPPQVSLHDDSGKRLAWVEQNEVKPGHPLYDYFGLWQVPEFGELTAEDGQALQYRMFKPTHFDASKKYPVVVRVYGGPHAQLVTNSWSHQDYFTQHLLQQGFIVYQLDNRGSAHRGTKFEYVIYKQLGDAEVNDQKVGVDYLRSLPFVDGDNIAIYGHSYGGYMALMSLFKAPDYFKAAISGAPVSDWSLYDTHYTERYLSHPETNAKGYEASSVLPYVKGYESGLLMYHGMADDNVLFENSTRVYKALQDEGKLFQMIDYPGSKHSMRGEKVRVHLYRSLADFLERELK, via the coding sequence ATGAAAAAAAATTGGATGAACTTGCTGCTTGCTACTCTCCCTATGGTGATGGCATCGACAGCAGTTGCACAATCTACAGCATTAGCGGGCGGTGATACCCCGCTCACTATCGAACGTATGTATGCTTCTCCTGCACTTGCGGGCACCAGTCCTCGTGGACTTAAGTTATCGCCAGACGGTAAGCGGGTAACCTATTTAGCGGGTCGTAAAGATGATCAACACCTTTATGACCTATGGCAGATGGATGTGGCCAGCGGTAAGCAGAGTTTATTGCTTGATGCTGACAAGCTGGTAGCGGGCGAGTTATCGGATGAAGAAAAAGCACGCCGAGAGCGCCAACGCATCTATGGGCAAGGGATCATGGAGTACTTCTGGGCCGATGATAGCCAAGCTATCCTTATCCCTGCATCTGGCCAACTGTATTATTTCTCCGTTAATAGTAACCAAGTCAAACTGCTTAATACCAGTGAAGGCTTTGCAACCGATGCGAGGTTGTCTCCTAAGGGCAATTTGGTCTCTTTTGTGCGTGAGCAAAACTTGTATGTGCTTGATCTCAAAACCGAGAAAGTGACTGCGCTAACAACCGATGGCGGCGGGGCAATCAAAAATGCCATGGCTGAGTTTGTCGCGCAAGAAGAGATGGGCCGCATGACGGGCTATTGGTGGTCACCGGATGAGTCGGCGATTGCTTATACCCGCATTGATGAGTCTGGCGTGGAGCTGGTGACGCGCAATGAAATTTATGCAGATGGCATCAAGCTGACTGAGCAACGTTACCCTTATGCGGGTAAAAACAACGTTAAAATTGAACTTGGCGTAGTGTCGCTTAACGACAAAAAGGTCGCTTGGGTCGATTTAGGCAAAGAGACTGATATCTACCTGCCGCGGGTTAAGTGGTTACCTGATAGCAAGCAGTTGTCGTACCAATGGCAAAGTCGTGATCAACAATCACTCGATTTAAGAGTGGTCAATATTGATGACATCAAGCGCAATAAAAACTTAGTGCAAGAGCGCAGCCAAGCTTGGGTTAATCTCAATGATGATCTGCACTTTTTAAAGCAACAAAAAGCCTTTATCTGGGCATCTGAGCGTGATGGATTTAACCACCTTTATTTGATTGGACTGGATGGCAATGTTATTCGTCAACTCACCAAGGGGGATTGGGCGGTTGATGACGTCGAGTTTATCGATGAAAAAGCGGGCCAAGTTTACTTTACTGGCCGCCAAACTAAAGTGACTGAGAAGCAGTTATACCGCGTCGCTATTGCGGGTGGCAAGGTCGAGCCAATCAGTACTCGTTCTGGTATGCACTCAACGGTGTTTGCTGACAATCAAGCTGTCTACTTGGACTATTTCAGTAGTTTATCGCAACCACCTCAGGTGAGCTTACATGACGATTCTGGCAAGCGCCTTGCTTGGGTAGAGCAAAACGAAGTCAAGCCAGGACATCCGCTGTATGACTACTTTGGTTTATGGCAAGTACCGGAGTTTGGTGAGTTAACCGCTGAAGATGGTCAAGCATTGCAATATAGAATGTTTAAGCCAACCCATTTTGATGCCAGTAAGAAATATCCAGTGGTGGTGCGTGTTTATGGCGGCCCACATGCTCAACTGGTGACAAACAGTTGGAGTCATCAAGATTACTTTACTCAACACCTACTGCAGCAGGGTTTTATCGTTTATCAACTGGATAACCGCGGTTCAGCTCATCGTGGTACTAAGTTTGAGTATGTCATCTATAAGCAGTTAGGTGATGCTGAAGTGAACGACCAGAAGGTGGGGGTCGATTACCTTCGCAGTTTGCCTTTTGTTGATGGCGACAATATTGCTATCTACGGCCATAGCTATGGCGGTTATATGGCATTAATGAGCTTGTTTAAAGCGCCAGACTACTTTAAAGCGGCTATCTCCGGAGCGCCAGTGTCTGATTGGTCACTGTACGATACGCATTACACCGAGCGTTATCTTAGCCACCCAGAGACGAATGCTAAAGGGTATGAGGCGAGCAGTGTATTGCCGTATGTGAAAGGCTACGAGTCTGGACTGCTGATGTACCACGGTATGGCAGATGACAATGTACTATTTGAAAATAGCACTCGAGTTTATAAAGCTCTACAAGATGAAGGTAAGCTATTCCAGATGATTGATTACCCTGGTTCAAAACACTCTATGCGCGGCGAGAAGGTTAGAGTGCACTTATATCGTTCTTTAGCTGACTTCTTAGAGCGTGAATTGAAATAG
- a CDS encoding succinylglutamate desuccinylase/aspartoacylase family protein: protein MQFTQSSLIVGELATGQELRVPVYHLAAKDPSAPKVFLQANVHGAEVQGNAVIFQLMKQLEAMDVRGEITLLPLANPLGINQKSGEFTLGRFDPITGVNWNREYLDHQIDIPNWYSEHCHLSDELLNQAFRLQLIASCQAHLANPWGVTTGKRLAISLQMLAHQADIVIDLHTGPKSCKHLYCPEYAQSSAKFFSIPYSLIMPNSFGGAMDEAAFCPWWELVEYAATQERELNVAVSAFTLELASQERIDMDDAREDALGILAYLSHRGVMADQVAPAVMARYGCLLKDYKKYHSPKGGMVEYLAQPGEPLKANQPLANILRLDCYGTEEELTPLYLEQDCVPILHFASASVYQGTELYKLMTNVFDL from the coding sequence ATGCAATTTACCCAATCTAGCTTAATCGTTGGAGAACTGGCGACGGGGCAAGAATTGAGAGTGCCTGTGTATCATCTGGCCGCAAAAGATCCATCTGCGCCAAAAGTGTTTTTGCAAGCGAATGTTCATGGAGCAGAAGTGCAAGGCAACGCAGTGATATTCCAGCTGATGAAACAGTTGGAAGCTATGGATGTTCGGGGGGAGATCACCTTACTGCCGCTGGCAAATCCATTAGGTATCAATCAAAAGAGTGGTGAATTTACGCTAGGCCGTTTTGATCCTATCACCGGTGTTAATTGGAACAGAGAATATTTAGATCACCAGATAGATATCCCAAATTGGTACTCAGAGCATTGCCATTTAAGTGATGAATTGCTCAACCAAGCCTTTAGGCTACAGCTTATAGCGTCTTGCCAGGCTCACTTGGCGAACCCTTGGGGGGTGACAACGGGTAAAAGACTGGCTATAAGCTTACAAATGTTGGCGCATCAAGCGGACATAGTGATTGACCTACATACCGGGCCTAAGTCTTGTAAGCATCTTTATTGCCCTGAATACGCACAAAGTTCCGCTAAATTCTTCTCGATCCCTTATAGCTTAATTATGCCTAATAGTTTTGGTGGCGCGATGGATGAAGCCGCATTCTGTCCATGGTGGGAGTTGGTGGAGTATGCCGCAACACAAGAGCGAGAATTGAATGTAGCAGTGTCGGCTTTTACATTGGAACTGGCGAGCCAAGAGCGTATCGATATGGATGACGCCCGAGAAGATGCACTGGGGATTTTAGCCTATTTGAGTCATCGAGGCGTGATGGCTGATCAAGTGGCTCCTGCGGTAATGGCACGTTATGGCTGCTTACTGAAAGACTACAAAAAATACCACTCACCGAAAGGCGGTATGGTTGAGTATTTAGCGCAACCCGGCGAACCGTTAAAAGCTAATCAACCTCTGGCCAATATATTAAGGCTTGATTGTTATGGCACTGAAGAGGAGTTAACCCCGCTATACCTCGAACAAGATTGTGTGCCTATCCTCCACTTTGCTTCTGCTTCAGTCTATCAAGGGACTGAGCTATACAAGCTGATGACCAATGTGTTTGATTTGTAG
- a CDS encoding class 1 fructose-bisphosphatase, producing MQTLAENLTSQAISPSLEKLILTLAETSIEISHAVRHGALAGILGATEQENVQGETQKKLDIITNDMLKDALKADGTVRGIASEEEDYVVDADANGEYLVCFDPLDGSSNIDINSLVGTIFSVLPAPAGEFSEKSFLQAGRNQVAAGYVLYGPSTMLALTTGKGVQLFTLNPDTNEYLLTDPAMSISKDTAEFAINMSNQRFWEAPMQTYISDLLLGTIGPREKAFNMRWIAAMVGDVHRVLCRGGIFTYPTDNKNPDKPFKLRLMYEANPMSFLVEQAGGKASTGYETIMDIQPTAIHQRVAVILGSANEVDVCLEYHTQDYSEEPTI from the coding sequence ATGCAGACTCTGGCTGAAAACCTGACATCGCAAGCGATTTCTCCCTCTCTTGAAAAACTGATCCTGACCTTAGCTGAAACCTCAATCGAGATCAGCCATGCCGTTCGCCACGGTGCTTTAGCCGGCATTCTGGGCGCAACTGAACAAGAGAACGTTCAAGGTGAAACCCAAAAGAAACTGGATATCATCACCAATGATATGCTCAAAGATGCGCTAAAAGCTGACGGTACAGTACGTGGCATTGCGTCTGAAGAGGAAGATTACGTCGTTGATGCCGATGCTAACGGTGAGTATCTAGTGTGTTTTGATCCACTTGATGGTTCATCAAACATCGATATCAACTCATTAGTCGGCACTATTTTCTCAGTACTACCTGCACCCGCTGGCGAGTTTTCAGAAAAGAGCTTTTTACAAGCAGGCCGCAATCAAGTTGCTGCCGGATATGTGCTTTACGGCCCATCAACCATGTTGGCACTGACGACGGGTAAAGGGGTGCAGTTGTTTACCCTAAACCCAGACACTAACGAGTACCTGTTAACTGATCCAGCGATGAGCATCAGCAAAGACACGGCTGAGTTTGCTATTAATATGTCTAACCAGCGTTTCTGGGAAGCGCCAATGCAGACCTATATCAGCGATCTGCTATTAGGGACAATTGGACCGCGTGAAAAAGCCTTTAACATGCGCTGGATTGCCGCCATGGTCGGCGATGTTCACCGCGTGCTTTGTCGCGGCGGAATTTTTACTTACCCAACAGACAACAAGAACCCTGACAAGCCGTTTAAATTGCGCTTGATGTACGAAGCGAATCCAATGTCTTTTCTTGTTGAACAAGCAGGCGGTAAGGCTTCTACCGGTTATGAAACCATCATGGATATTCAGCCTACAGCGATCCATCAGCGTGTTGCCGTGATCTTAGGCTCAGCTAACGAAGTTGACGTTTGTCTTGAATATCACACTCAAGATTACAGCGAAGAGCCGACAATATAA
- a CDS encoding flavocytochrome c, with translation MKNFKKAVCIATLLGSTGFMASAIAADNLAEFHGENQECDSCHMPDGELSNDSLTFENAQCVSCHGTLEEVAEETKHEHYNAHDSHFPGEVACTSCHSAHEKSMVYCDSCHSFDFDMPYTKKWERNEPSIKELLKDKSERQAALAAAPRDTVDVVIVGSGGAGFSAAVSAVDNGAKVILVEKEPVIGGNAKLAAGGMNAAWTDQQKAKGIKDSVELMVKDTMKGGRNLNNPALVDVLASHSKASVNWLTGMGADLDDVGRMGGASVNRSHRPTGGAGVGAHVIQVLYDNAVKRDIDMRMNTRGIEILKDDEGNVKGLLVKGMYKGYYWIKADAVVLATGGFAKNNERVAKLDPKLKGFISTNQPGATGDGIDVAENAGAATVDLQYIQAHPTLSVKGGVMVTEAVRGNGAILVNREGKRFVNEITTRDKASAAILNQTGKSAFLIFDDSVRKSLSKIDKYIGLGVVPSADSLVKLGKLENIDGKALTETVARYNTLVTSGKDTDFARPNLPRALNEGNYYAIEVTPGVHHTMGGVMIDSKSEIMDAKKQVIPGLYGAGEVTGGVHGANRLGGNAISDIVTFGRMAGENAAIYSKKN, from the coding sequence ATGAAAAACTTTAAAAAAGCAGTGTGTATTGCCACACTTCTCGGCTCAACAGGCTTTATGGCAAGTGCGATTGCCGCTGACAACTTGGCAGAATTCCACGGTGAAAACCAAGAGTGTGATAGCTGCCACATGCCAGATGGTGAACTATCAAACGATAGCTTAACTTTCGAGAACGCTCAGTGCGTATCTTGTCACGGCACGCTAGAAGAAGTCGCTGAAGAAACCAAACATGAGCACTACAATGCCCATGACTCTCATTTCCCAGGCGAAGTGGCTTGTACCTCTTGTCACAGCGCTCACGAAAAATCGATGGTCTACTGTGATTCTTGCCATAGCTTCGATTTTGATATGCCGTATACAAAGAAATGGGAACGTAACGAACCTAGCATCAAAGAGTTGTTGAAAGACAAGTCTGAGCGTCAAGCAGCACTCGCTGCAGCGCCTCGTGATACTGTAGATGTTGTTATTGTTGGTTCTGGTGGTGCAGGTTTCTCTGCTGCCGTCTCTGCGGTTGATAACGGCGCTAAAGTCATTCTTGTTGAAAAAGAGCCCGTCATCGGTGGTAACGCTAAGTTAGCCGCAGGTGGTATGAACGCCGCTTGGACTGATCAGCAAAAAGCCAAAGGTATTAAAGACAGTGTTGAATTGATGGTTAAAGACACCATGAAAGGTGGCCGTAACTTAAACAATCCAGCATTGGTTGATGTACTTGCATCTCACTCTAAAGCTTCAGTTAACTGGTTGACTGGCATGGGTGCTGATTTAGATGACGTTGGCCGCATGGGTGGCGCATCAGTTAACCGTTCTCACCGTCCAACGGGTGGCGCTGGTGTAGGTGCTCACGTTATTCAAGTGCTTTACGATAATGCTGTTAAGCGCGATATTGATATGCGCATGAACACTCGCGGTATTGAAATCCTAAAAGACGATGAAGGCAATGTTAAAGGCCTACTCGTTAAAGGCATGTATAAAGGCTACTACTGGATCAAAGCAGATGCTGTTGTATTAGCAACAGGTGGTTTCGCTAAGAACAACGAGCGTGTAGCAAAACTTGATCCTAAGTTAAAAGGCTTTATTTCAACTAACCAACCAGGTGCTACTGGTGACGGTATCGATGTTGCGGAAAATGCAGGTGCAGCTACGGTTGACCTTCAGTACATCCAAGCTCACCCAACACTTTCTGTTAAAGGTGGTGTGATGGTGACTGAAGCTGTACGTGGTAACGGTGCAATCTTGGTTAACCGCGAAGGTAAGCGCTTCGTCAACGAAATCACTACACGTGATAAGGCTTCAGCAGCTATCTTGAACCAAACTGGTAAGTCTGCGTTCCTAATCTTTGATGACTCAGTCCGTAAGTCACTAAGCAAGATTGATAAGTATATCGGTCTAGGTGTTGTACCAAGTGCTGATTCGCTAGTTAAGCTTGGCAAGTTAGAGAACATCGATGGAAAAGCACTGACTGAAACTGTCGCTCGTTACAACACCCTTGTGACTAGTGGTAAAGATACTGACTTTGCACGTCCAAACCTACCTCGTGCATTGAACGAAGGTAACTACTACGCAATTGAAGTGACTCCTGGTGTTCACCACACTATGGGCGGCGTGATGATTGATTCTAAGTCTGAAATTATGGACGCTAAGAAGCAAGTTATCCCTGGTCTATACGGCGCTGGTGAAGTGACTGGTGGTGTTCATGGTGCTAACCGCCTAGGTGGTAACGCAATCTCTGACATCGTCACCTTCGGTAGAATGGCTGGTGAGAACGCAGCGATTTACTCTAAGAAAAACTAA
- the lysC gene encoding lysine-sensitive aspartokinase 3: MSVIHTLTVAKFGGTSVADYDAMHRCADIIINNTATKVVVVSASSGVTNKLVALTQATTTDEYRKQLIKQIASIQYQILDRLGNPSDVAAKIDAVLSHISDLAERLVLTRHKAVVDELLSQGEMCSSIFFAAVLREKGASASAFDVRQVMRTDSHHGRAEPQIEAISELAALYLTPLLASQVIVTQGFIGADAEGATTTLGRGGSDYSAALLAEALRATSVEIWTDVAGIYTTDPRLAPNAKPIPEISFNEAAEMATFGAKVLHPATILPAVRQKIQVFVGSSWAPEQGGTWIRHQVSDEPVYRAVAVRRDQTLLNLHSLQMLHAQGFLAETFATLARHKISVDLITTSEVNVALTLDKTGSDSSGNGLLSEPLLQELSQHCRVRVEDGLALVAVIGNRIASTAGVCRRVFEVLEPHNVRMICQGASPHNLCVLVEEAEAADVIRALHENLFES; encoded by the coding sequence ATGTCCGTAATTCATACGTTAACCGTTGCTAAGTTTGGCGGTACCTCTGTTGCAGATTACGATGCTATGCATCGCTGTGCGGATATCATCATCAATAACACCGCCACTAAAGTGGTGGTGGTGAGTGCTTCTAGTGGGGTGACTAATAAACTCGTTGCGCTAACCCAAGCTACAACAACGGATGAATATCGTAAGCAGTTAATTAAGCAGATAGCTTCTATTCAATATCAAATTCTCGATAGATTAGGGAACCCAAGTGATGTTGCTGCCAAAATTGATGCGGTACTCAGTCATATTTCAGATCTAGCTGAACGTCTAGTGCTAACTCGCCATAAGGCTGTTGTTGATGAGCTGTTGTCTCAAGGCGAAATGTGTTCATCGATTTTTTTTGCTGCAGTATTACGAGAAAAAGGCGCTTCGGCCTCAGCATTTGATGTAAGGCAAGTGATGCGTACGGACAGTCACCATGGCCGTGCCGAACCACAAATTGAGGCGATATCTGAGCTTGCAGCGCTGTATTTAACCCCTCTATTAGCATCGCAAGTGATCGTGACTCAGGGGTTTATTGGTGCCGATGCTGAGGGGGCTACAACGACATTAGGCAGGGGCGGCAGTGACTATTCCGCTGCTCTACTTGCAGAAGCACTGCGTGCTACCTCGGTTGAGATTTGGACTGATGTTGCTGGGATCTATACTACGGATCCAAGACTGGCCCCGAATGCTAAGCCTATACCTGAGATAAGTTTTAATGAAGCGGCAGAGATGGCCACGTTTGGTGCCAAAGTGCTGCATCCTGCCACTATTTTGCCCGCAGTACGCCAAAAAATCCAAGTCTTTGTAGGATCTAGCTGGGCACCAGAGCAAGGAGGTACCTGGATCCGACATCAGGTGTCTGACGAGCCAGTTTATCGCGCAGTTGCCGTAAGACGAGATCAAACATTATTGAATCTGCACAGCTTGCAAATGCTACACGCACAAGGCTTTTTAGCGGAGACGTTTGCAACGTTGGCACGGCATAAAATCAGTGTTGATCTCATCACCACCTCTGAAGTGAATGTGGCGTTAACACTCGATAAAACCGGCTCTGACTCGAGTGGTAACGGTCTGTTAAGTGAGCCTTTACTGCAAGAACTCTCTCAGCATTGCCGCGTGCGGGTAGAAGACGGTTTGGCATTAGTGGCTGTGATTGGTAATAGAATCGCTTCAACGGCGGGGGTATGTCGCCGGGTGTTTGAAGTATTAGAGCCGCATAACGTTCGAATGATCTGCCAAGGTGCGAGCCCTCATAATCTGTGTGTATTGGTTGAAGAGGCAGAAGCTGCAGATGTTATTCGTGCTTTGCATGAAAACCTGTTTGAATCTTAA